A single genomic interval of Streptomyces sp. NBC_00663 harbors:
- a CDS encoding glycosyltransferase — translation MTSIVIPAHNEARVIGRLLDSLLEDPADERTDIVVVCNGCTDDTARIAAQRGPRVRVVEIPVPSKHAALRAGDDHALGFPRIYVDADVVLSGADARTLAEPLADDTSGILATAPERHLPLAGCAWRVRAYYRVWQRLPAVREGLFGRGVIAVSEEGHARIAALPPLMADDLAASLAFTAGERRVVDAARVVVHPPRTWGDLIKRRIRAMVSTAQVEQHRDPAEASARTSVADLKGLLRKEPRLLAAVVVFVGAAVVSRRRAQKAIRARDFDTWLRDDSSRQN, via the coding sequence GTGACGAGCATCGTGATCCCGGCGCACAACGAGGCGCGCGTCATCGGCCGGCTCCTCGACTCGCTGCTGGAGGACCCCGCGGACGAGCGGACGGACATCGTGGTTGTGTGCAATGGCTGCACCGACGACACCGCCCGGATCGCGGCCCAACGCGGCCCCCGCGTACGGGTGGTGGAGATCCCCGTGCCCTCCAAACACGCCGCGCTGCGGGCGGGCGACGACCACGCGCTCGGCTTCCCCCGGATCTACGTGGACGCCGACGTCGTCCTCTCGGGAGCGGATGCGCGGACCCTGGCCGAGCCCCTGGCGGACGACACCTCGGGCATCCTCGCCACCGCCCCCGAACGGCACCTTCCGCTGGCCGGCTGCGCCTGGCGGGTACGGGCGTATTACCGGGTGTGGCAACGCCTTCCGGCGGTGCGGGAGGGCCTGTTCGGCCGGGGTGTGATCGCGGTGTCCGAGGAAGGCCACGCCCGTATCGCGGCGCTGCCTCCGCTGATGGCGGACGACCTGGCCGCGTCCCTGGCGTTCACCGCCGGGGAACGGCGGGTGGTCGACGCGGCGCGGGTCGTGGTCCATCCGCCGCGCACCTGGGGGGACTTGATCAAACGCCGGATCCGGGCCATGGTCTCCACCGCGCAGGTCGAACAGCACCGGGACCCGGCGGAGGCCTCCGCGCGCACGAGCGTGGCCGACCTCAAGGGCCTGCTCCGCAAGGAGCCGAGGCTCCTCGCGGCGGTCGTCGTGTTCGTCGGCGCGGCGGTCGTCTCCCGGCGCCGGGCCCAGAAGGCCATCCGGGCCCGGGACTTCGACACCTGGCTGCGGGACGACAGCAGTCGGCAGAACTGA